A part of Molothrus aeneus isolate 106 unplaced genomic scaffold, BPBGC_Maene_1.0 scaffold_30, whole genome shotgun sequence genomic DNA contains:
- the MUS81 gene encoding crossover junction endonuclease MUS81 encodes MAAAAAASSRRRRRPRGHPNPLFARWLREWRDEAQGTWARGTYERALRSLSRFPLPLRSGRAAAILQHFGPALCARLDQRLSQHRREQGLPATPPRQGRCPDPPPAPPTHRPRQYRPLPRSRGHALLLVLSQSPEPLPEAELLQQAQPLCDHTLTSAALGPLLRRGLVQRSGRPPRYSLTPRGRSLAEAPPPARVCPLRPLAEQDENCAPAPTTCDPEQEFELRPGEFEIVLCADVTEANGPSGGVPALLRSRGVPVLLRRLHVGDFLWVAREKDPPTGHAPRELALDVVVERKSAADLGNSIRDGRYREQKFRLRRSGLRCPLYLLEEPGEGEPLPLPLPSLRQAAASTQVVDGLLVVRTRDPQDSAAYLGVLGEQLRRRFGGRVLRAWGGDVRARGPPEPPGTPLALLPFPRLREGGGKNQAQTVGAVFARQLLQLGGLSGGRAGAVLRRFPTPASLMDALGPSQDPQKCREVLSALRCGPALRNLGPSLSGALVKLYGTRGPLD; translated from the exons atggccgcggccgccgccgcctcctcccggcgccgccgccgcccccgcggcCACCCGAACCCGCTGTTCGCCCGCTGGCTGCGCGAGTGGCGGGACGAGGCGCAGGGCACCTGGGCCAGGGGCACCTACGAGAGG GCCCTGCGCTCTCTCTCCCGGTTCCCGCTCCCGCTCCGTTCTGGCCgcgccgccgccatcttgcAGCACTTTGGCCCCGCCCTCTGCGCCCGCCTCGACCAACGGCTGAGCCAGCACCGCCGGG AACAGGGTCTCCCTGCCACGCCCCCTCGGCAGGGGCGGTGCCCAgaccctcccccagccccacccacG CACCGCCCCCGCCAGTACCGGCCCCTCCCCCGCTCCAGAGGCCACGCCCTCCTGCTGGTCCTGAGCCAG agcccagagcccctccCAGAGGCGGAGCTTctgcagcaggcccagcccctcTGTGACCACACCCTGACCTCA gcagctctgggtcCCCTCCTGCGCCGGGGGCTCGTGCAGAGGAGCGGCCGCCCGCCCAG gTACTCTCTGACCCCGCGGGGGCGGAGCCTCGCcgaggccccgccccccgcccgggTGTGCCCGCTGCGCCCTCTGGCGGAGCAGGACGAGAACTGCGCCCCCGCCCCCACCAC GTGCGACCCCGAGCAGGAATTTGAGCTCAGGCCCGGCGAGTTCGAGATCGTGCTGTGCGCAGACGTCACCGAGGCCAACGG cccctccgggggggtcccggcccTGCTCCGTtcccggggggtcccggtgctgCTGCGGCGCCTCCACGTCGGCGACTTCCTGTGGGTGGCGCGCGAGAAGGACCCGCCCACAG GCCACGCCCCCCGGGAGCTGGCGCTGGACGTGGTGGTGGAGCGGAAATCGGCGGCGGATCTGGGGAACAGCATCCGGGACGGGCGGTACCGGGAGCAGAAG TTCCGGCTGCGGCGCTCGGGGCTGCGCTGCCCCCTGTACCTGCTGGAGGAGCCGGGGGAGGGggagcccctgcccctgcccctgcccagcctgcgcCAGGCGGCCGCCAGCACCCAG gtggTGGACGGGCTGCTCGTGGTGCGCACGAGGGACCCCCAGGACTCGGCCGCGtatttgggggtcctgggggagcagctgaggaggagatttggg ggCCGCGTGCTGAGGGCGTGGGGGGGGGATGTGCGTGCCCGGggcccccccgagccccccgggacccccctggccctgctgcccttcccGAGGCTGCGCGAGGGGGGGGGCAAGaaccag GCCCAGACCGTGGGGGCCGTGTTCGCccggcagctgctgcagctgggggggctcagtgggggcagggccggggccgTCCTGCGCCGCTTCCCCACCCCCGCCAG CCTCATGGATGCCCTGGGAccctcccaggacccccaaaagtGCCGGGAGGTGCTGAGCGCCCTGCGCTGCGGCCCCGCTCTGAG GAATTTGGGCCCCTCCCTCAGTGGGGCCCTGGTGAAGCTCTATGGGACCCGGGGGCCGCTGGACTGA
- the BANF1 gene encoding barrier-to-autointegration factor, producing the protein MSSTSQKHRDFVAEPMGDKPVGSLAGIGDVLGRKLEEKGFDKAYVVLGQFLVLRKDEELFREWLKETCGANAKQSRDCSGCLREWCDAFL; encoded by the exons ATGTCCTCGACGTCACAGAAGCACCGGGACTTCGTGGCGGAGCCGATGGGGGACAAACCCGTGGGGAGCTTGGCCGGCATCGGGGACGTGCTGGGCAGGAAACTGGAGGAGAAGGGCTTTGACAAG gcgTACGTGGTGCTGGGGCAGTTCCTGGTGCTGCGCAAGGACGAGGAGCTGTTCCGGGAGTGGCTCAAGGAGACGTGCGGGGCCAACGCCAAACAGAGCCGGGACTGCTCGGGCTGCCTGCGCGAGTGGTGCGACGCCTTcctctga
- the TRMT112 gene encoding multifunctional methyltransferase subunit TRM112-like protein: MKLLTHNLLSSHVPGLRPGGGFPLRIEAAEVRVRPVPFNAAFVSRLVPRLRWDALREAAESLGRPSELPPEPSPGYEADEEFLRRLHHVLLEVEVLEGSLQCPDSGRRFPISRGVPNLLLSEDEA; this comes from the exons ATGAAGCTGCTGACCCACAACCTGCTGAGCTCCCACGTGCCGGGGCTGCGGCCCGGGGGCGGATTCCCCCTCCGGATCGAG GCCGCCGAGGTTCGCGTCCGCCCGGTGCCGTTCAACGCCGCCTTCGTGTCCCGGTTGGTGCCGCGGCTGCGCTGGGACGCGCTCAGGGAGGCGGCGGAAAGC TTGGGGCGCCCCTCGGAGCTGCCCCCCGAGCCCAGCCCGGGCTACGAGGCCGACGAGGAATTCCTGCGGCGCCTCCACCATGTCCTGCTCGAG gtggaggtgctggagggGTCCCTGCAGTGCCCGGACTCGGGGCGGCGCTTCCCCATCTCCAGGGGGGTCCCAAATCTGCTCCTGAGCGAGGACGAGGCCTGA
- the SLC3A2 gene encoding amino acid transporter heavy chain SLC3A2, whose protein sequence is MDPESPPRELELSALEAEKEPMAAAAEPEPGSPPQPPPPHRDPSPAPAAAPGGEKNGLVMKIPPEEEEEAALGGPGASGSPKFTGLGKEELLREAGTPLWARARLVLLVLFWGGWLGMLGAAAAIVAQAPRCQPLPAKAWWELGALYRAPPKAFGGDLKGVEKRLGYLKEKLQVGGLVLGPVAPQKRPEDLIPPLEELDPDLGTMQDFSALLQAAKDKGLKVILDLTPNPAGDRVWGDAAKDPNVHQRVQAALSHWLKQDIAGVFLDGIEELPPSVVAEWRNLTEQQPSPSGVARVLVGGTRLQDPWLLPQVPGGLRLLLGPFLQPLQPRAEQESPEGAVRNLLDFLSSNSSSVGLGWSVGSPWESWVSPSLRLQQLLLLWGLPGTPVLSYGDELGLPRPPKNQQLPTMPWESIEDPKKGGNGSEPPELELCTALASLRAHERSLLLGEALAVPAGSAVALLRRWDQSERFLLLLNPHGAPLKPFSARRDPLDPPLPEWATLRLSTGPGEPGEPQVQLQELKVGPYQGLLLGFPYSPQ, encoded by the exons ATGGATCCCGAGTCCCCGCCCCGCGAGCTGGAGCTGTCGGCGCTGGAGGCCGAGAAGGAGCcgatggcggcggcggccgagCCCGAGCCCGGCTCCCCCCCTcagcctccccctccccaccgcGACCCCTCCCCAGCGCCGGCCGCTGCTCCGGGCGGGGAGAAGAACGGGCTGGTGATGAAGATCCCCcccgaggaagaggaggaggcgGCTCTGGGGGGCCCGGGGGCTTCGGGGAGCCCCAAATTCACGGGGCTGggcaaggaggagctgctgagggaggcGGGGACGCCGCTCTGGGCCCGGGCCCGCCTGGTGCTGCTCGTGCTCTTCTGGGGGGGCTGGCTCGGGATGTTGGGCGCCGCTGCCGCCATCGTGGCCCAGGCCCCCCggtgccagcccctgcctgccaaAGCCTGGTGGGAGCTCGGGGCGCTCTACAGGGCCCCCCCAAAGGCTTTTGGGGGCGATCTGAAAG GTGTGGAGAAGCGTTTGGGGTACCtgaaggagaagctgcaggtgGGGGGGCTGGTGCTGGGCCCCGTGGCCCCCCAAAAACGCCCCGAGGATCTGATCCCccccctggaggagctggaccCAGACCTGGGCACCATGCAGGACTTCAGCGccctcctgcaggcagccaAGGACaaag GACTGAAGGTGATTCTGgacctgaccccaaaccccgcTGGGGATCGGGTCTGGGGGGACGCAGCCAAGGACCCCAACGTGCACCAGCGGGtccag gctgccctgagccATTGGCTGAAGCAGGACATTGCTGGGGTCTTCCTGGATGGCATCGAGGAGCTCCCG cCCTCGGTGGTGGCTGAGTGGAGGAACCTGACGGAGCAGCAGCCGAGCCCCAGCGGCGTGGCCAG GGTGCTGGTGGGGGGCACCCGCCTGCAGgacccctggctgctgccccaggTCCCGGGGGGGCTGCGCCTGCTCCTGGGgcccttcctgcagcccctgcagccgcgAGCGGAGCAGGAGTCGCCCGAGGGCGCCGTGAGGAACCTGCTCGACTTCCTCAGCTCCAACTCCTCCTccgtggggctgggctggagc GTGGGGTCCCCGTGGGAGTCCTGGGTGAGCCCCagcctgaggctgcagcagctgctgctgctctgggggctcccCGGGACCCCCGTGCTGAGCTACGGCGacgagctggggctgccccggccccccaaaaaccaacag ctgccAACAATGCCGTGGGAATCCATCGAGGACCCGAAAAAAGGCGGGAACGGCTCTGAG CCCccggagctggagctgtgcacgGCGCTGGCCTCGCTGCGGGCCCACGAGCGCtcgctgctgctgggggaggcgCTGGCGGTGCCCGCGGGCTCGGCCGTGGCGCTGCTGCGGCGCTGGGACCAGAGCGAGcgcttcctgctgctgctcaacCCCCACGGAGCCCCCCTCAAACCCTTCTCGGCCAGGAGAGACCCCCTGGACCCCCCCCTGCCCGAGTGGGCCACGCTGCGCCTCAGCACCGGCCCCGGGGAGCCCGGGGAGCCgcaggtgcagctgcaggagctcaaGGTGGGGCCCtaccaggggctgctgctgggcttccCCTACAGCCCCCAGTGA